The Manihot esculenta cultivar AM560-2 chromosome 11, M.esculenta_v8, whole genome shotgun sequence genome includes a region encoding these proteins:
- the LOC122725056 gene encoding uncharacterized protein LOC122725056: MARRCKLRKGNSININFENETENNVNQNFQETQELHQNQTSNFQGNTSQKTMRYHYEGHFIFSPNRIYENGRFMEKPNFDVDFISFFDILDDLKKDCGFDVIKGDKFYYLKADIALSDLDALIEVKDDTDVKNMMDSYKKFPSKPIDIYTLFRDYDILPNGLGDELPAVTVDHTSNQLQNPNATAATGSNTIKRKTRGPNDA; encoded by the exons ATGGCTCGACGATGCAAGTTGCGGAAAGGGAATTCCATCAATATTAACTTTGAAAATGAGACTGAAAATAATGTTAACCAGAACTTTCAAGAAACTCAAGAGTTACACCAAAATCAGACTTCAAATTTTCaag ggAATACTAGTCAGAAGACAATGAGGTATCATTATGAAggccattttatattttcaccaAATAGAATATATGAAAATGGTAGGTTCATGGAGAAACctaattttgatgttgatttcaTCTCATTTTTTGATATATTGGATGACTTGAAAAAGGATTGTGGATTTGATGTTATAAAaggagataaattttattacttgaagGCTGATATAGCTCTTAGTGATCTTGATGCATTGATAGAGGTTAAAGATGATACAGATGTGAAAAATATGATGGATAGTTATAAGAAGTTCCCTTCGAAACCCATTGATATATACACTCTATTTCGAGATTATGATATTTTACCAAATGGACTTGGTGACGAGCTACCCGCAGTTACCGTTGATCACACTTCTAATCAACTTCAAAATCCAAATGCAACTGCAGCAACAG gttccaatacaattaaaagaaaaactagagGACCAAACGATGCTTGA